The sequence GTCAGACGCGGATGCTCGTCGGTCGCCACTTGGACGGGTTCGCCCTTCCTGCGCGGCACAGGGACTGCCACGATCTCGCTGCTCAAGCGACCATTCGCCTGCGCGGCCGCAGCCTTTTCCTGGCTGCGAAAGGCGAAGAGATCCTGGTCGGCGCGGGCGATCTCATAGTCGATCGCCACGTTGTCCGCCGTCCCCGGCATCGAATCGACCCCATACCGGGCCTTCATCTGCGGGTTCACGAAGCGCCAGCCGATCGTGGTGTCGTGGACCTCGGCCGAGCGGGAGAACGCGGCCTCCGCCTTCGGCAACACGAAGGGCGCGCGGCTCATGCTCTCGACCCCGCCGGCGACCACGAGTTCAGCCTCGCCCGACTTGATGGCGCGGGCCGCAGTGGCGACGGCGTCGAGCCCTGAACCGCACAGGCGGTTGATCGTGGTGCCCGGGATGGTGTCCGGCAGGCCAGCGAGCAAGAGAGACATCCGGGCGACGTTCCGGTTGTCCTCGCCCGCCTGATTGGCGCACCCGAAGATCACATCATCCACGCTCGCCCAGTCCAGACCTGGATTGCGGTCGGCCAGCGCCCTGAGCGGGATCGCGCCAAGATCGTCGGTCCGAACGGACGAGAGCGCGCCGCCGAAGCGGCCGATGGGCGTGCGGATGTAGTCGCAGATGAAGGCTTCGGTCATGGCTGCTGATTCGTCTCCCGGATCGATGTCGGATGCCTGCCCGCGTCGGAGCTTGGCCTCCTGGGAATTCTCGGTTTCGGGCTGCCGCGTCCTCAAGACTCGAGTGGCAGGCCGACGGCGCCTCGACGCTCGAGTTGCCCGAGCTGCTCGTCATCCACGCCGGCCAGGCGTCGGAGGATGGAAGCGGTGTGCTCGCCCAGCATCGGCGGCGGCGCGGGATATTCGACCGGGGTGCCGGACATCTTGATCGGGCTTCCCACCGTCATGAAGTCCGTCTTCAAGGGGTGCGGGATCTCCACCAGCATCTCGCGCGCCTTGACCTGCGGCTCGTCGAGGGCCTGGGCGACGTCGTTGATCGGCCCGATCGGGACACCATGGGGATGGATGCGCCCGATCCATTCCTCCGCAGTGCCGGTGAGAAAATGCGCGGCGAGGATGCCGACGACCTCGACACGATTCACCACGCGGTCGGAGTTGCGCGCGAAGCGAGGGTCCTTCGGAAGGTCCGGCAGACCAATGGCCTTGCACAGGGAAACGAATTGCGAATCGTTGCCGCAGGCGATGACGAAGTCGGCGTCGGACGCTCGGAACACCTGATAGGGAACGATGTTCGCGTGGGCATTGCCGTACCGTCCGGGCGGCCGTCCGGAAGCCAGGAAATTCTGGCTCTGGTTGCAGAGCATCGCGATCTGCACATCGAAGAGCGCCATGTCGACGTGCTGGCCTCTGCCGGTCAGGTGCCGGCTCAGGAGAGCGGCCTCGATCGCCACGACCGCGTAGAGCCCGGTCATCAGATCGGCCACGGCGACGCCCACCTTCTGCGGGCCTCCGCCGGCCAGGTCGTCCCGCTCGCCGGTGATACTCATCAACCCGCCGAGTCCCTGGATGATGAAGTCGTAGCCGGGCTCTGCCGCGCGTGGGCCGGTCTGCCCGAAGCCCGTCACCGAGCAATAGACCAAACGCGGGTTGGCCTTCGACAGCGTCTCGTAATCGAGGCCATACTTCGCCAGAGACCCGGCCTTGTAATTCTCGACGAGAACGTCAGATTTCATTGCGAGGATACGCAGCAGCTCCTGTCCTTCGACAGAGGCGATATCGATCGCAACGGAATACTTTCCGCGATTCGTCGACTGATAATAGGACGACTCGCGGGTCGGCTCTCCCCGAGCGTCCTTCATCCACGGCGGACCCCAGTCGCGTGTATCGTCGCCCCGTCGCGGACGCTCGATCTTGATGACCTCCGCCCCAAGGTCGGCCAGGATCTGGCTGCACCAGGGGCCGGCCAGCACACGGCTCAGGTCGAGCACCCTCAATCCGGTCAAAGCGCCCATTCTGTCGTTCCTCCCTCTGATGTATGTCTTCGCTTCGGCCGTCGGTCCGCGACGACGGAGCTTGGTCAGTGCCCGAAGTCGAGCGGAGGTGGCGCGTGCGGCCAAAGGGGTCGCGCACCGCCTCCGTGGCCCACAGAACGATCCGAGCCTCCGGAGCTTGACCCGTCAGCGCGTGTCCGCTGAGGCCGCGCACGGTTCCGCGGTGCGCAAGGACAATCCGAGCGCAGCCCGGCGGCGGAGCCACGGGCTCGGCCGGTAGCGGGGATCGCCCGTTGTCGCGAGCAGGCGCGTCAGGATCGTGTGGAGACGGTCCGCCCCCAAGGCGTCGCCCCAGGCCAGCGGGCCGCGCGGATAGCCGAGCCCGAGCCGGACGGCATCGTCGATGTCCTCGACGCTCGCGATGCCTTGCTGCGAAATATCGCAGGCCAGGTTCACGATGGCGGCCAGTGTCCGCTGCACGATGAAGCCGACGCTGTCGTTGATCACCGTCACGCCGACGCCGTCACGCGCCAGAATGGCATGCGCGGCATCCCTGGCCCCGGCGTCGGTAGCGGGCGTCAGCATCAGCGTCCTGTGCCGATCGAGACCGGGCAGGAGGTCGATGCACACGGTCCTGCGAGGATCGGTCACGTGCAGTCGACACGCCGTCGTCGCATCCTGACCATAGGGCGCGAGGAGGCAGAGCGCTCCCCTGGAAGGCACCGCCTCCGTCTCCACCGTGACGCCGATGGCGTGCAGGAGGGTCCGGAGCGCATCGCGGTCGGCCTCGCGTTCGGCGCCGATCCAGACCGGCGGCAGAACGCCGACATCCGGAACCCGCTGGTTGGGTGCCGGATCGAGCGGCTTCCCATCGCGATATCGGTAGAAGCCGTGGCCGGTCTTCCTTCCGAGCCGGCCGCCCTCCAGCATCTGCCGCGTCAGGGCCGACGGCCTGCAGCGAGGCTCCTGATAGAACTGCGCATAGATCGATTCCATGACCGGGTGGGACACGTCGAGCCCGGTAAGGTCGAACAGCTCGAAGGGACCCATCCGGAAACCCGCCGCCTCGCGCAGGACGCGGTCGATGTCGCCGCAGGATGCGACGGATTCGCCGAGCATCATCAGGGCTTCGGTCCCGTAGGCGCGGCCGGCGTGGTTGACGACGAAACCCGGCGTGTCCTTCGCCCGGACGGCGCGGTGGCCCATGCGCTCCGCAAGGGCGACGAGCGCATCGCCGACGGCAGGAGACGTCTCCAGGCCATCGACGACCTCGACGACCTTCATCAACGGGACAGGATTGAAGAAATGGAAGCCGGCGATGCGCTCGGGATGTCGGGCGCATCGAGCGATGGCGGTGACGGACAGCGACGAGGTGTTCGAAGCCAGGATGCAGGTCTCGCCGACGATGTCCTCTAGTTCGGCCAGCAGGGCGCGCTTGGGCTCGATCCGCTCGACGATGGCTTCGACGATCAGGTCGCAAGACGCCAGGTCGCCGAGGGTCGCCGCGACGTGGAGGCGCGCGGCGGCGTCCGTGGCCTCGCCCGCGCCGATCTTTCCCTTGTCGGCCAGCCTGTCGAGCGTCGAGACCAGGTTGTCGCGAGAGGAGGCCGCGGCACCTGCCCGGGCATCGAAGAGATGGACGCTCAGCCCCGCCTGCGCGGCGATCTGCGCGATCCCGGTGCCCATGACGCCAGTGCCGACGACCGCCATGCGATGGATGGAATGCGCCATGGCTCAACCTCCCGTGAAGACCGGCCGGCGCTTCGCCAGGAACGCGTCGGCTCCTTCCTTCTGGTCCTTGGAATCGAAGAGGAGTTGAAAGGCCTTGCGTTCGAGCGCGAGCCCGCCTTCGAGCGACATGTCCGCGCCGGTGAGCATGACCTCCTTGATCTGTGCGACCGCCAGGGCCGGCAGCGCGGCGATCTCTGCCGCCAACTCACGCGCTCTGGCCAGGGTCCGGCCATCCGGCACGACCTCGCTGATCATACCGATCGCCAAGGCTTCCGGCGCGCGGATCGTGCATCCGGTCAAGGCAAGCCGCATGGCGTGGAATTTTCCGACCGCTCGGACGAGCCGCTGGGTTCCACCCGCACCCGGCATGAGGCCGAGCTTCACCTCGGGCTGTCCGAATCGGGCGGACTCGCCCGCAACGATGATGTCGCAGTGCATGGCAAGCTCGCATCCGCCCCCCAACGCATAGCCGTCGACCGCGGCGATGACGGGTTTCGGGCAGCGTGCGATCGCGTCCCAGAGCAGCTCGGTATGCCGGAGATACATCTCGACCGGGCCGGCGGCGGCGAATTCTCGAATGTCGGCACCCGCGACGAAGCACTGGTCCGTCCCGGTCAGGACGATCGTGCGCGTTTCCGCATGGGCCGAGGCGGCGCGGAAACACGCGGCCAACTGCTCCCGGATCCTCAGATTCAGAGCGTTCTTGGCCTCCGGTCGATCGATGCGGATGGTGGCGACGCCGTCGCCTGAGCTCTCCAGTGTGACGAACGCATCCTCGGACTCTCTCATGGCGGATCCAGCAGTTTCGCTATGCGAAATTTGGTTTCGCACATGATCATAGGCACTGGTCTGCACGGTTGTAAATAGGCTTTGCCGCGAGTAATCCACCCGTCCTTCAAGTGTACCCTCGCGCTGTTTTGCATTCCTTGCGCCATTCCAAGAAATCTGCTAATTTTGCTATGCGGAATTGGATTTCGCGGATTGACAAGGCTCAAGGAGTGGCTCTAATGCGCCGCAAGAACAATGACACGCACACCGGGAGCCCCGAAAAAGGTCTCGATGCTCCGACCGATGCGATACCGGCTGTCCTCGGTCCGATGGAGGCGAAATGGGAGGAGGATCGGCAGTTCGTGACCGCCCTCGGCAGAGGTCTCGAGATTCTGCGCTGCTTCACGCCGAAGGAAAATGCACTCGGCAATCAGGATATCGCGGCTCTGACCGGGCTTCCGAAGCCGACCGTCTCGCGGTTGACATACACTCTTCTGCGGCTCGGCTATCTCCGGCAAGACGCCCGCACCGGACGGTATCAGCTGGACATCGGCGTCCTTGGCTTCGGCTACTCAATGCTGTCCAATCTTGTGATCCGATCCGTCGCGGCGCCACTGATGATGGAACTTGCCGAGCACGCGAAGGCTGCCGTCGCCATGGCCGCGCGCGACCGGTTGCAGATGATCTACGTCGACGTCGTGCAGGGACAGGGCAACATGACGATGCGCCGTCAGATCGGGAGCGGCGTGCCGTTGCCGCAGAGCGCACTGGGTCGCGCCTGTCTGGCCGCGATGCCCGAGAGCGAGCGGGATTTCCTGCTCGATCATGTCCGCCGACGCGATCCGGATGGATGGCCAACCGTGCGGAAGGGCTTGGACCGGGCACTGCGTGACTATGAGGACTACGGCTACTGCCTGTCGATCGGGGAGTGGCACAAGGATGTGAATGCGGTCGCGGTGCCTTTGGTCCATAGCCAATATGGTCTCTTGGCCTTCAACTGTGGCGGCCCGAGTTTTCAGCTTTCACGCGAGAAGCTCGAAGACGATATCGGCGCGCGCTTGGTCGGAATGGTTCGCAACATCAGCTCCGCTGTCCCTTCATCGATAGGGTGACGGAGTTCTCAAACCATCGCTCGAGAGACAATCGAAGAGGAAAGGCGTATGATCAGGGATCAAAACACACTGGAGATGATCACGAATTCCGTCCGTCAGTTCGTGACGGAGGTCCTGATCCCACGCGAGGAAGAAGTCGCGGAACACGACGCCATTCCTGAAGACATCATCGAGCAGATGAAATCTCTGGGCTTCTTCGGGCTGACCATTCCGGAGATGTATGGCGGTCTCGGTCTGACGATGGAAGAGGAGGTGGAGGTCGTGTTCGAACTCGGCCGCGCCTCCCCGGCCTATCGGTCATACATCGGAACGAATAACGGGATCGGTTCGCTCGGCATCTTGATCGACGGCACGGATGCCCAGAAAGATGTCTATCTTCCTCGGCTCGCGAACGGGGACTTGCTCAGTTCTTTCTGCCTAACCGAGCCCGATTCCGGCTCTGACGCCGCCTCTCTGAGGTGCACCGCAGTCCGCGACGGCGACGTCTATGTTCTGAACGGCACGAAGCGTTTCATCACGAACGCGCCGGTCGCCGACCTGTTCACGGTGATGGCTCGGACGACGCCGGCGATTGCGGGCGCCGCGGGCATCAGCGCTTTCATCGTGGATCGCCACAGTCCTGGCCTCTCCGTCGGCAAGGCCGATCGCAAGATGGGGCAGAAGGGCGCCCTCACCAGCGACGTTATCTTCGACGACGTCGCCGTACCGGTCGGCAACTTGATCGGGGGCGTCGAAGGGATCGGCTTCAAGACTGCCATGAAGGTCCTCGACAAGGGGCGGCTGCACATCGCAGCGTTGAGCGTGGCTGCAGCCGAACGGATGCTTGCCGATGCCCTGCTCTATGCCACCGAACGCCGACAATTCAGGAAACCGATCTCCGAGTTCCAGTTGATCCAGGCGATGCTGGCGGACAGCAAGGCTGAGATTTACGCCGCCAAATGCATGGTCCGCGATGCGGCGCGACGCCGCGACGAAGGCCTCGATGTCGGCACGGAGGCCTCGTGCGCGAAGATGTTCGCGTCTGAGATGTGCGGACGTGTCGCCGATCGCTGCGTTCAGATCCATGGCGGCGCCGGCTACGTGAGCGACTATTCGATCGAGCGATTCTATCGGGATGTCCGGCTGTTCCGGATCTATGAAGGAACGACACAAATCCAGCAAATCATCATCGCCCGCAACATGATCCGAGAGATCACGAGTTAAGACAATGCCGGAGCACGGCGTGAACGATCACGTTCGGCTGTAGATCCTGCGTCGTGCGACACGCCTCGACTGAGGCGCACACGACAGAGAAGCGGAGGCGGGCAGGTCGGGATTTTGCGGCTGCCTCCCAACCCATCACAGAACTCGATTTGAGAATGGCTGTAGCGGACCCGCACTGTGCGTCCGAAGGAAGACCTATGTCCGCTGCAGACAGAACGCAACCATCAATGCAAGGGGAGGATATCGATGCAAACGACTACTGCCGGGAGCGCACGCGCAAAGGATGAGATCGCGCGTGACAGGACATGGATGTACGCCTTCGTCTTCTGTTTTCTCGCGCTGTTGATCGATGGCGCCGATCTGATGCTGCTGGCCTACGCCTTGACGAGCATCAAGGCCGAGTTCGGGCTCACCAGCGTGGAAGCCGGCAGCCTCGGCAGCGTCACCCTCGCCGGCATGGCGCTCGGCGGCATCTATGGCGGCTGGGCGTGCGATCGCTTCGGCCGGGTCCGGACCGTCGCGTGGACGATCATGCTGTTCTCGGT comes from Methylobacterium sp. FF17 and encodes:
- the pcaF gene encoding 3-oxoadipyl-CoA thiolase; translation: MTEAFICDYIRTPIGRFGGALSSVRTDDLGAIPLRALADRNPGLDWASVDDVIFGCANQAGEDNRNVARMSLLLAGLPDTIPGTTINRLCGSGLDAVATAARAIKSGEAELVVAGGVESMSRAPFVLPKAEAAFSRSAEVHDTTIGWRFVNPQMKARYGVDSMPGTADNVAIDYEIARADQDLFAFRSQEKAAAAQANGRLSSEIVAVPVPRRKGEPVQVATDEHPRLTSLETLAKLAPVNRITGATVTAGNASGVNDGAAALIIASEAAARRHGLTPVARIVGGAAAGVAPRVMGIGPVPATRRLLGRINWTVEALDVVELNEAFASQGLAVLRQLGLGDDEPRVNPNGGSIALGHPLGMSGARLAGTAALELSLSSKARALVCMCVGVGQGIALALERT
- a CDS encoding enoyl-CoA hydratase, whose protein sequence is MRESEDAFVTLESSGDGVATIRIDRPEAKNALNLRIREQLAACFRAASAHAETRTIVLTGTDQCFVAGADIREFAAAGPVEMYLRHTELLWDAIARCPKPVIAAVDGYALGGGCELAMHCDIIVAGESARFGQPEVKLGLMPGAGGTQRLVRAVGKFHAMRLALTGCTIRAPEALAIGMISEVVPDGRTLARARELAAEIAALPALAVAQIKEVMLTGADMSLEGGLALERKAFQLLFDSKDQKEGADAFLAKRRPVFTGG
- a CDS encoding IclR family transcriptional regulator, with the protein product MEAKWEEDRQFVTALGRGLEILRCFTPKENALGNQDIAALTGLPKPTVSRLTYTLLRLGYLRQDARTGRYQLDIGVLGFGYSMLSNLVIRSVAAPLMMELAEHAKAAVAMAARDRLQMIYVDVVQGQGNMTMRRQIGSGVPLPQSALGRACLAAMPESERDFLLDHVRRRDPDGWPTVRKGLDRALRDYEDYGYCLSIGEWHKDVNAVAVPLVHSQYGLLAFNCGGPSFQLSREKLEDDIGARLVGMVRNISSAVPSSIG
- a CDS encoding 3-hydroxyacyl-CoA dehydrogenase; amino-acid sequence: MAHSIHRMAVVGTGVMGTGIAQIAAQAGLSVHLFDARAGAAASSRDNLVSTLDRLADKGKIGAGEATDAAARLHVAATLGDLASCDLIVEAIVERIEPKRALLAELEDIVGETCILASNTSSLSVTAIARCARHPERIAGFHFFNPVPLMKVVEVVDGLETSPAVGDALVALAERMGHRAVRAKDTPGFVVNHAGRAYGTEALMMLGESVASCGDIDRVLREAAGFRMGPFELFDLTGLDVSHPVMESIYAQFYQEPRCRPSALTRQMLEGGRLGRKTGHGFYRYRDGKPLDPAPNQRVPDVGVLPPVWIGAEREADRDALRTLLHAIGVTVETEAVPSRGALCLLAPYGQDATTACRLHVTDPRRTVCIDLLPGLDRHRTLMLTPATDAGARDAAHAILARDGVGVTVINDSVGFIVQRTLAAIVNLACDISQQGIASVEDIDDAVRLGLGYPRGPLAWGDALGADRLHTILTRLLATTGDPRYRPSPWLRRRAALGLSLRTAEPCAASADTR
- a CDS encoding CaiB/BaiF CoA transferase family protein, which produces MGALTGLRVLDLSRVLAGPWCSQILADLGAEVIKIERPRRGDDTRDWGPPWMKDARGEPTRESSYYQSTNRGKYSVAIDIASVEGQELLRILAMKSDVLVENYKAGSLAKYGLDYETLSKANPRLVYCSVTGFGQTGPRAAEPGYDFIIQGLGGLMSITGERDDLAGGGPQKVGVAVADLMTGLYAVVAIEAALLSRHLTGRGQHVDMALFDVQIAMLCNQSQNFLASGRPPGRYGNAHANIVPYQVFRASDADFVIACGNDSQFVSLCKAIGLPDLPKDPRFARNSDRVVNRVEVVGILAAHFLTGTAEEWIGRIHPHGVPIGPINDVAQALDEPQVKAREMLVEIPHPLKTDFMTVGSPIKMSGTPVEYPAPPPMLGEHTASILRRLAGVDDEQLGQLERRGAVGLPLES
- a CDS encoding acyl-CoA dehydrogenase family protein, translated to MIRDQNTLEMITNSVRQFVTEVLIPREEEVAEHDAIPEDIIEQMKSLGFFGLTIPEMYGGLGLTMEEEVEVVFELGRASPAYRSYIGTNNGIGSLGILIDGTDAQKDVYLPRLANGDLLSSFCLTEPDSGSDAASLRCTAVRDGDVYVLNGTKRFITNAPVADLFTVMARTTPAIAGAAGISAFIVDRHSPGLSVGKADRKMGQKGALTSDVIFDDVAVPVGNLIGGVEGIGFKTAMKVLDKGRLHIAALSVAAAERMLADALLYATERRQFRKPISEFQLIQAMLADSKAEIYAAKCMVRDAARRRDEGLDVGTEASCAKMFASEMCGRVADRCVQIHGGAGYVSDYSIERFYRDVRLFRIYEGTTQIQQIIIARNMIREITS